One Kineococcus radiotolerans SRS30216 = ATCC BAA-149 DNA window includes the following coding sequences:
- a CDS encoding MDR family MFS transporter — protein sequence MSSTPAGSPPASASTDTPALSHRQILAILYGLLLGMFLGALDQTIVSTAIRTIADDLDGFSLQAWATTAFLITSTISTPLYGKLSDMYGRRPFFIAAIVIFVIGSALCGISTSMYELAAFRALQGLGAGGLMSLALTIIADIVPARERARYQAYFMMVFGTSSVLGPVAGGFLSGQDSIVGLDGWRWIFWINVPLGALALFVVLKNLKLPKRTTKHRIDWPGALTLILCLVPLLLVAEEGRTWGWGSTEALVCYGLGLVGLIGFVLAERAYGEEALLPLRMFRGRTFVVGSLGSLILGMGMFGGFAVLPQYLQVVKGSTPTEGGLQMLPVVVGIMSASMFSGKFIARTGKYKVLPVVGTGLMVVALFLFSRVNADTPIWQTMIAMLLLGWGLGGNMQPIILAVQNAAARTEIGVATSSVTFFRQMGGTLGTAVFLSILFSSLGTHVADEYAKAGPTPAFQAGLAEAGLDQAGLQATLARATDNTSVLSTLPAVVSHPFKVGFTDSTSLIYLVAAGVMLLGFVTVLFLPALPLRGAPGAAAPTPGPEGAAVAAPAEAAGAPTEVVPPAPTPAPAPTPAPATSGASRSSAGTVAAVDGMAPGELAERLRSGVQQAKAAQLAMAELALEAERREAAFDAAVENLRELGLDEDSIEAALGEEAATPRGRHAGSHEVTAQAAQQELGAQN from the coding sequence ATGAGCAGCACCCCCGCCGGTTCGCCCCCGGCGTCCGCGAGCACCGACACCCCGGCGCTCAGCCACCGGCAGATCCTGGCGATCCTCTACGGGCTGCTGCTGGGCATGTTCCTCGGCGCCCTCGACCAGACGATCGTCTCCACCGCCATCCGCACCATCGCCGACGACCTCGACGGGTTCTCCCTCCAGGCGTGGGCGACGACGGCCTTCCTCATCACCTCGACGATCTCGACGCCGCTGTACGGGAAGCTGTCGGACATGTACGGCCGGCGGCCGTTCTTCATCGCCGCCATCGTCATCTTCGTCATCGGCTCCGCGCTGTGCGGCATCTCGACCTCGATGTACGAGCTCGCCGCGTTCCGCGCCCTGCAGGGCCTCGGCGCCGGCGGCCTGATGTCGCTCGCCCTGACGATCATCGCCGACATCGTCCCCGCCCGGGAGCGCGCCCGCTACCAGGCCTACTTCATGATGGTCTTCGGCACCTCCAGCGTGCTGGGGCCGGTCGCCGGCGGCTTCCTCTCCGGCCAGGACTCCATCGTCGGCCTCGACGGCTGGCGCTGGATCTTCTGGATCAACGTGCCGCTGGGCGCCCTGGCGCTGTTCGTGGTGCTGAAGAACCTCAAGCTGCCCAAGCGCACGACCAAGCACCGCATCGACTGGCCGGGCGCGCTGACCCTCATCCTCTGCCTGGTGCCGCTGCTGCTGGTCGCCGAGGAGGGCCGCACCTGGGGCTGGGGCTCGACGGAGGCCCTCGTCTGCTACGGCCTCGGGCTCGTCGGGCTCATCGGGTTCGTCCTCGCCGAGCGCGCCTACGGCGAGGAGGCGCTGCTGCCGCTGCGCATGTTCCGCGGCCGCACCTTCGTCGTCGGCAGCCTCGGCAGCCTCATCCTCGGCATGGGCATGTTCGGCGGTTTCGCCGTGCTGCCGCAGTACCTGCAGGTCGTCAAGGGCTCCACCCCGACCGAGGGCGGTCTGCAGATGCTGCCCGTCGTCGTCGGGATCATGTCCGCGAGCATGTTCTCCGGGAAGTTCATCGCCCGCACCGGCAAGTACAAGGTCCTGCCGGTCGTGGGCACCGGGCTCATGGTCGTCGCGCTGTTCCTGTTCTCCCGGGTCAACGCCGACACCCCGATCTGGCAGACCATGATCGCGATGCTGCTCCTCGGCTGGGGCCTCGGCGGCAACATGCAGCCGATCATCCTGGCCGTGCAGAACGCCGCCGCGCGCACCGAGATCGGCGTCGCCACCAGCTCGGTGACCTTCTTCCGCCAGATGGGCGGGACCCTGGGCACCGCGGTGTTCCTGTCCATCCTGTTCTCCAGCCTCGGCACCCACGTCGCCGACGAGTACGCGAAGGCCGGCCCCACCCCCGCCTTCCAGGCCGGGCTCGCCGAGGCGGGCCTGGACCAGGCCGGTCTGCAGGCGACCCTGGCCCGGGCGACGGACAACACCTCGGTGCTGTCCACGCTGCCCGCCGTCGTCTCGCACCCGTTCAAGGTCGGCTTCACCGACTCGACGAGCCTCATCTACCTCGTCGCCGCCGGCGTCATGCTGCTGGGCTTCGTCACCGTGCTGTTCCTGCCCGCCCTGCCGCTGCGCGGCGCGCCGGGCGCGGCGGCCCCGACCCCCGGCCCGGAGGGCGCGGCGGTGGCGGCCCCGGCCGAGGCGGCCGGAGCCCCGACCGAGGTCGTCCCGCCGGCCCCGACGCCGGCTCCGGCGCCGACACCGGCCCCGGCGACCTCTGGCGCCTCCCGGTCCTCCGCCGGTACGGTCGCGGCCGTGGACGGGATGGCACCGGGGGAGCTCGCCGAGCGCCTCCGCAGCGGGGTGCAGCAGGCCAAGGCCGCGCAGCTCGCCATGGCCGAGCTCGCCCTCGAGGCCGAGCGCCGCGAGGCCGCGTTCGACGCCGCGGTGGAGAACCTGCGCGAGCTCGGTCTCGACGAGGACTCCATCGAGGCCGCCCTGGGCGAGGAGGCCGCGACGCCCCGCGGCCGTCACGCCGGGTCCCACGAGGTGACGGCGCAGGCCGCGCAGCAGGAGCTCGGCGCGCAGAACTGA
- a CDS encoding MarR family winged helix-turn-helix transcriptional regulator, translated as MTTTAGSPGDGGGPEPSPTHAERVSALADQVSRQQRALHSFKAQVARGQSEVERAVHVVLYVLADSGPLRVSALAERLGTDPSTTSRQTAELVRRDLLRRLPDPDDGRASLLAVTDAGHDVVATMKQRRHEHLATAVAGFDEDELSRFTALLSRFVDGLEQARTDCLRTPPAPAQENA; from the coding sequence GTGACGACCACCGCCGGGTCCCCCGGGGACGGGGGTGGTCCCGAGCCCTCCCCCACCCACGCCGAGCGGGTCTCCGCGCTGGCCGACCAGGTGAGCCGCCAGCAGCGGGCGCTGCACTCGTTCAAGGCGCAGGTCGCCCGCGGCCAGTCCGAGGTCGAGCGCGCCGTGCACGTGGTGCTCTACGTGCTGGCCGACAGCGGCCCGCTGCGGGTCAGCGCCCTGGCCGAGCGGCTCGGGACCGACCCCTCGACGACGAGCCGGCAGACCGCCGAGCTCGTGCGGCGCGACCTGCTGCGCAGGCTGCCCGACCCCGACGACGGCCGCGCCAGCCTGCTGGCCGTCACCGACGCCGGCCACGACGTCGTCGCGACCATGAAGCAGCGCCGCCACGAGCACCTCGCCACCGCCGTCGCCGGCTTCGACGAGGACGAGCTGAGCCGGTTCACGGCCCTGCTGTCCCGGTTCGTCGACGGCCTCGAGCAGGCCCGCACCGATTGCCTCCGCACCCCACCGGCCCCCGCCCAGGAGAACGCATGA
- a CDS encoding ATP-binding protein, producing MSFTEWSSATTLPPAPTSSRAARRFVAGWCAAEGVTGDVVDTLLLLTAELVTNAVLHGRSDVVLRIGRVGPRVRVGVGDENTRLPQRRETDPEALNGRGMTLVEALADAHGIDVEASGKTVWFDVSTVTAPLRASA from the coding sequence GTGTCGTTCACGGAGTGGTCGAGCGCGACGACGCTGCCGCCTGCCCCCACGTCCTCGCGCGCCGCCCGCCGCTTCGTCGCCGGCTGGTGCGCCGCCGAGGGCGTCACCGGCGACGTCGTCGACACCCTGCTCCTGCTGACCGCCGAGCTCGTCACCAACGCCGTCCTGCACGGGCGCAGCGACGTCGTCCTCCGCATCGGCCGGGTCGGTCCCCGGGTCCGCGTCGGCGTCGGCGACGAGAACACCCGCCTGCCCCAGCGCCGCGAGACCGACCCCGAGGCGCTCAACGGCCGCGGGATGACCCTCGTCGAAGCCCTCGCCGACGCCCACGGCATCGACGTCGAGGCCTCCGGCAAGACCGTCTGGTTCGACGTCTCCACCGTCACCGCCCCCCTCCGCGCCAGCGCCTGA
- a CDS encoding bifunctional copper resistance protein CopD/cytochrome c oxidase assembly protein → MAAPTRTARSATPVTGVLLTSAAVLLAALAVLLTALALAGGLTPSAFGDPGALVRYGLPVARTVHDLAAALAVGGFAIATFLLPQPSDAFTRAVRVGGVAAGVWAVAALVVLLLTAVDVIGAAPGGAGFGAQFAQFAQSIDLGRALLVTTVLAAVAATVGAAATGPTGAAWGTAVSLIALLPLSLSGHASGSASHETAVSSLAMHLIGVTVWVGGLAAVLLVAPLTGRSAGPAKGRRAVDLPTLAARYSTVALWCFAAVALSGVLNASVRLGGWSGLASPYGALVIAKVVALVALGALGVWHRRRTIPLLADRPRAFLRIAAGELVLMGAATGLGVALSRSPTPVPDDDPASSPAEDLLGEPLPGPLTVGRWFTETSPDLLWLTIGGLVLVGYLLGVRRLRARGDAWPVGRTVWWVLGCLALLFVTSGGPAAYGRTAFSTHMLQHMLLTMVVPPMLVLGAPVTLALRVLPARRDHSRGAREWLLEVVHSRYFALVGHPLVAAALFAGSLIVFYYSPLFELALRTHVGHELMMVHFLGTGYLFASVLIGVDPGAHRPAYPLRLILLLATMAFHAFFGVALMQGTALLAADWFSRIAPGTDLLADQQRGGDIAWGIGEVPTIVLVLGVAIGWSRSDTRENRRRDRKAARDGDAELNDYNAMLQRLADQGEPRR, encoded by the coding sequence GTGGCTGCACCTACCCGCACGGCCCGCAGCGCGACCCCCGTCACCGGTGTCCTGCTCACCTCGGCCGCCGTGCTCCTCGCCGCGCTCGCGGTCCTGCTCACCGCCCTCGCCCTCGCCGGCGGGCTCACCCCCTCCGCCTTCGGCGACCCCGGCGCCCTCGTCCGCTACGGGCTGCCCGTCGCCCGCACCGTCCACGACCTCGCCGCGGCGCTCGCCGTCGGCGGCTTCGCGATCGCGACGTTCCTGCTGCCGCAGCCCAGCGACGCCTTCACCCGCGCGGTGCGCGTCGGCGGCGTCGCGGCCGGGGTCTGGGCGGTGGCCGCGCTGGTCGTCCTGCTGCTCACCGCCGTGGACGTCATCGGGGCCGCGCCGGGCGGGGCGGGGTTCGGGGCGCAGTTCGCCCAGTTCGCCCAGTCGATCGACCTCGGGCGCGCCCTGCTCGTCACCACCGTCCTCGCCGCGGTGGCCGCCACCGTGGGGGCCGCCGCGACCGGGCCGACGGGCGCGGCCTGGGGCACCGCCGTCAGCCTGATCGCCCTGCTCCCGCTGTCGCTGTCCGGGCACGCCTCCGGCTCGGCCTCCCACGAGACCGCCGTCAGCTCCCTGGCCATGCACCTGATCGGCGTCACCGTCTGGGTGGGCGGGCTCGCCGCGGTGCTGCTGGTCGCCCCCCTCACCGGCCGCTCCGCCGGCCCCGCCAAGGGCCGGCGCGCGGTCGACCTGCCCACCCTCGCCGCGCGCTACTCCACCGTCGCGCTGTGGTGCTTCGCCGCCGTCGCCCTCTCCGGCGTCCTCAACGCCTCGGTCCGCCTCGGCGGCTGGTCCGGCCTCGCCTCGCCCTACGGCGCCCTCGTGATCGCCAAGGTCGTCGCCCTCGTCGCCCTCGGGGCCCTCGGGGTGTGGCACCGGCGCCGCACGATCCCGCTGCTCGCCGACCGGCCGCGGGCCTTCCTGCGCATCGCCGCCGGCGAGCTCGTCCTCATGGGGGCCGCCACCGGCCTCGGCGTCGCCCTCAGCCGCAGCCCCACCCCCGTCCCCGACGACGACCCCGCCTCCTCGCCCGCCGAGGACCTCCTCGGCGAGCCGCTGCCGGGGCCGCTGACGGTGGGGCGCTGGTTCACCGAGACCAGCCCCGACCTGCTGTGGCTGACCATCGGCGGGCTGGTGCTCGTCGGCTACCTCCTCGGCGTCCGGCGCCTGCGCGCCCGCGGGGACGCCTGGCCGGTGGGCCGGACGGTCTGGTGGGTCCTCGGCTGCCTCGCGCTGCTCTTCGTCACCAGCGGCGGCCCCGCCGCCTACGGCCGCACCGCCTTCAGCACCCACATGCTCCAGCACATGCTGCTGACGATGGTGGTGCCGCCGATGCTCGTCCTCGGCGCCCCGGTCACCCTGGCGCTGCGGGTGCTGCCCGCCCGCCGCGACCACTCCCGCGGGGCGCGGGAGTGGCTGCTGGAGGTCGTGCACTCGCGCTACTTCGCCCTCGTCGGCCACCCGCTCGTCGCGGCCGCCCTCTTCGCCGGCTCGCTCATCGTCTTCTACTACTCGCCGCTGTTCGAGCTGGCCCTGCGCACCCACGTCGGGCACGAGCTGATGATGGTCCACTTCCTCGGCACCGGGTACCTCTTCGCCTCGGTGCTCATCGGCGTCGACCCCGGCGCGCACCGCCCGGCGTACCCGCTGCGCCTCATCCTGCTGCTGGCCACCATGGCCTTCCACGCCTTCTTCGGCGTCGCCCTCATGCAGGGCACCGCCCTGCTCGCCGCCGACTGGTTCAGCCGCATCGCCCCCGGCACGGACCTGCTCGCCGACCAGCAGCGCGGCGGCGACATCGCGTGGGGCATCGGGGAGGTCCCCACGATCGTCCTGGTGCTCGGGGTCGCCATCGGCTGGTCCCGCTCGGACACCCGGGAGAACCGCCGCCGCGACCGCAAGGCCGCCCGCGACGGCGACGCCGAGCTCAACGACTACAACGCCATGCTGCAGCGCCTCGCCGACCAGGGGGAGCCCCGCCGCTGA
- a CDS encoding ATP-dependent 6-phosphofructokinase yields MVEPTERPASREPIDFTVESLGPRTVDSPLAPRLLARRTTHHYIEETDRVLFDDTLSKVSRRDGDLEDLPSLEPTGPRKKIFFDPSKTRVGIVTCGGLCPGINNVIRGLVSELTNHYGVRRIYGFKNGYQGFIPSYGHDVVDLTPESVSDIDGEGGTILGTSRGQQDAVEVVDCLERMGISILFVIGGDGTMRGAQKISAEIKARDLKIAVVGIPKTIDNDIPFIDQSFGFQSAFSEATRSIRSAKVEARTAPNGVSIVKLMGRHSGFIACYAALAQNDADFVLIPEVPFTLAGPGGFLEKLREKVASQGHALVVAAEGAGQELFDDDGLKDASGNKKLQDVGRLLRQAITDDFAAHDLELNMRYIDPSYVIRSVPANPYDSVYCIRLAHAAVHAAMAGRTNMVVGRWRRRFVHIPIALAVSARNQVDPHGDLWWSVLEATGQPWSFGDFAPEHVSAFGGQ; encoded by the coding sequence ATGGTCGAGCCCACCGAACGCCCCGCGAGCCGCGAGCCGATCGACTTCACCGTCGAGTCGCTCGGGCCGCGCACGGTCGACTCCCCGCTCGCCCCCCGGTTGCTGGCGCGCCGCACGACGCACCACTACATCGAGGAGACCGACCGGGTCCTGTTCGACGACACCCTCTCCAAGGTCTCCCGCCGCGACGGCGACCTCGAGGACCTGCCCAGCCTCGAACCCACCGGCCCTCGCAAGAAGATCTTCTTCGACCCCTCCAAGACCCGGGTCGGGATCGTCACCTGCGGCGGGCTGTGCCCGGGCATCAACAACGTCATCCGCGGGCTGGTCTCGGAGCTGACCAACCACTACGGCGTCCGCCGCATCTACGGGTTCAAGAACGGCTACCAGGGCTTCATCCCCAGCTACGGCCACGACGTCGTCGACCTCACCCCGGAGTCCGTCAGCGACATCGACGGCGAGGGGGGCACCATCCTCGGGACCTCGCGCGGCCAGCAGGACGCCGTGGAGGTCGTCGACTGCCTCGAGCGCATGGGCATCTCGATCCTCTTCGTCATCGGCGGCGACGGCACCATGCGCGGAGCGCAGAAGATCTCCGCCGAGATCAAGGCCCGCGACCTGAAGATCGCCGTCGTCGGCATCCCCAAGACGATCGACAACGACATCCCCTTCATCGACCAGAGCTTCGGGTTCCAGTCCGCGTTCAGCGAGGCCACCCGCTCCATCCGCTCGGCCAAGGTCGAGGCCCGCACCGCCCCCAACGGCGTCAGCATCGTCAAGCTCATGGGCCGCCACTCCGGCTTCATCGCCTGCTACGCCGCGCTCGCCCAGAACGACGCCGACTTCGTGCTCATCCCCGAGGTGCCGTTCACCCTCGCCGGCCCGGGGGGCTTCCTGGAGAAGCTGCGCGAGAAGGTCGCCTCGCAGGGCCACGCCCTCGTCGTCGCCGCCGAGGGGGCCGGGCAGGAGCTCTTCGACGACGACGGGCTCAAGGACGCCTCCGGCAACAAGAAGCTGCAGGACGTGGGGCGCCTGCTGCGCCAGGCCATCACCGACGACTTCGCCGCGCACGACCTCGAGCTCAACATGCGCTACATCGACCCCAGCTACGTCATCCGCAGCGTCCCGGCGAACCCCTACGACAGCGTCTACTGCATCCGGCTCGCGCACGCGGCCGTGCACGCGGCGATGGCCGGGCGCACCAACATGGTCGTGGGCCGGTGGCGGCGGCGGTTCGTGCACATCCCGATCGCGCTCGCGGTGTCCGCCCGCAACCAGGTCGACCCCCACGGGGACCTGTGGTGGTCGGTGCTGGAGGCGACGGGGCAGCCGTGGTCGTTCGGGGACTTCGCCCCGGAACACGTCAGCGCGTTCGGCGGGCAGTGA
- a CDS encoding calcineurin-like phosphoesterase C-terminal domain-containing protein: protein MRAKPVSKNVRRHLGLGAGVLLGASVLTTASTQAATTPTADRAAAPTYVGAVEVVRDVAATTRSTAPQTLRGRVFHDADRDGRSSGDEGVEGVTVSNGRDVVVTDEDGDYELPVFDGMSAFVTQPSGWQVPVDEDGVAQFSYHHLPAGSPQLRFGGLEPTGPLPTAVNFPLVEGDDAAQDAATRCAVLADVQTYNGRELGFARDGLLADLVQEDGLAECGALMLGDVAGDDLGLYPRIKEVLGASGLPLRFVPGNHDLDLDATDAAHSFDTFKRELGPTTYSYDVADVHYVVMNNVKYPCTPEDDADGTRPHCADPVNAPTYSGQLGDEQVTWLANDLARVPEDKLVVIATHIPMVSFADQDSTKHQTKEVQEVHELLEGRPALSVSGHTHSTERMNTGDSYAGWKTAVGVDELPFPHVVAGAPSGDWYSGDLDVEGRPMALQRDGARPGYLTLDVDGSEYVDTFHAIGEPDEKQMAVSLNSPRWRDWYTTITEWAATREGWDQAPPVNVNDLGDPGLVTTADVAADTWLTANVWYGSTDTEVEVSIDGGDAQPATRTQQAAGEAAKTGAQFADPAAATRQLQVARFGFESTSGDPTAQGYELYAGSEYGPGPAQPGNNVADRATHLWQYRLPSGLPEGVHRAEVTATDSFGRERTETHVFEVRAELPQQSFRSDVFGTE, encoded by the coding sequence GTGCGAGCGAAACCCGTCTCCAAGAACGTCCGCCGCCACCTCGGCCTGGGTGCCGGCGTCCTGCTCGGCGCCAGCGTCCTCACCACGGCCTCGACGCAGGCCGCCACCACCCCCACCGCCGACCGGGCGGCCGCGCCGACGTACGTCGGCGCGGTCGAGGTCGTCCGCGACGTCGCCGCCACGACCCGGTCGACCGCCCCGCAGACGCTGCGCGGCAGGGTGTTCCACGACGCCGACCGCGACGGCCGCAGTTCCGGCGACGAGGGCGTGGAGGGGGTGACGGTCTCCAACGGCCGCGACGTCGTCGTCACCGACGAGGACGGGGACTACGAGCTCCCCGTCTTCGACGGCATGTCGGCCTTCGTCACCCAGCCCTCCGGCTGGCAGGTCCCCGTCGACGAGGACGGCGTGGCGCAGTTCTCCTACCACCACCTCCCGGCCGGTTCCCCGCAGCTGCGCTTCGGGGGCCTGGAACCCACCGGCCCCCTCCCGACCGCGGTCAACTTCCCCCTCGTCGAGGGCGACGACGCCGCCCAGGACGCCGCGACCCGGTGCGCGGTCCTCGCCGACGTCCAGACCTACAACGGCCGCGAACTCGGCTTCGCGCGCGACGGCCTGCTCGCGGACCTGGTCCAGGAGGACGGCCTCGCCGAGTGCGGTGCGCTCATGCTCGGCGACGTCGCCGGCGACGACCTCGGCCTCTACCCGCGCATCAAGGAGGTCCTCGGGGCGTCCGGGCTGCCGCTGCGCTTCGTGCCCGGCAACCACGACCTCGACCTCGACGCCACCGACGCCGCGCACTCCTTCGACACGTTCAAGCGCGAACTCGGGCCCACCACCTACAGCTACGACGTGGCCGACGTCCACTACGTCGTCATGAACAACGTGAAGTACCCCTGCACCCCGGAGGACGACGCGGACGGGACGCGCCCGCACTGCGCGGACCCGGTGAACGCCCCCACCTACTCCGGGCAGCTCGGCGACGAGCAGGTCACCTGGCTGGCCAACGACCTCGCGCGGGTCCCCGAGGACAAGCTCGTCGTCATCGCCACCCACATCCCCATGGTGTCGTTCGCCGACCAGGACTCCACCAAGCACCAGACGAAGGAGGTCCAGGAGGTCCACGAACTCCTCGAGGGCCGCCCCGCGCTGTCGGTGTCCGGGCACACCCACTCCACCGAGCGGATGAACACCGGCGACAGCTACGCCGGCTGGAAGACCGCCGTCGGCGTCGACGAACTGCCCTTCCCGCACGTCGTGGCCGGCGCCCCCAGCGGTGACTGGTACTCCGGCGACCTCGACGTCGAGGGCCGCCCGATGGCCCTGCAGCGCGACGGCGCCCGCCCCGGGTACCTGACGCTGGACGTCGACGGCTCGGAGTACGTCGACACCTTCCACGCCATCGGCGAACCCGACGAGAAGCAGATGGCCGTCTCGCTGAACTCCCCGCGCTGGCGCGACTGGTACACCACGATCACCGAGTGGGCCGCCACCCGCGAGGGCTGGGACCAGGCGCCCCCGGTCAACGTCAACGACCTCGGCGACCCGGGCCTGGTCACCACGGCCGACGTCGCGGCGGACACCTGGCTGACCGCGAACGTCTGGTACGGCTCGACCGACACCGAGGTCGAGGTCTCGATCGACGGCGGCGACGCGCAGCCCGCCACCCGCACCCAGCAGGCGGCCGGTGAGGCCGCGAAGACCGGGGCGCAGTTCGCGGACCCGGCCGCGGCGACCCGCCAGCTGCAGGTGGCCCGGTTCGGCTTCGAGTCCACCTCCGGCGACCCCACCGCCCAGGGCTACGAGCTGTACGCCGGCAGCGAGTACGGCCCCGGCCCGGCGCAGCCGGGGAACAACGTCGCCGACCGGGCGACCCACCTCTGGCAGTACCGCCTGCCCAGCGGCCTGCCCGAGGGCGTCCACCGCGCCGAGGTGACCGCGACCGACTCCTTCGGCCGCGAGCGCACCGAGACCCACGTCTTCGAGGTCCGCGCGGAGCTCCCGCAGCAGTCGTTCCGCTCGGACGTGTTCGGGACCGAGTGA
- a CDS encoding DNA polymerase, whose product MDVVAQVRGLGAVPVLGLVTVPGGLGLAAGGRRWAVPTGDPAPVVAALEAEFAPRWTWWSAAAATGPLAGVHLARCHDLAAVHRLAFGGTREDAGAVWAAAHGRPLPPPPSRRPAPAHGTGLLDLDGAGAADEPVLEDGRVSPAWAEGSAFDVDLPLRLERAARWAELALAAGRAQAAVLAGLPEPRPRPAGPALAVQTGFAESAAALLAVELSRTGLPVDRAVAERIVADAVGPRPGDAGEEARSRAVRDAPVHEHLGRVDLRNPAQVLAALRGLGFDVPDTRAWRLERLREAHPGVAALLAWRKAERLATTYGYRWLDEHVGADGRLRGEWSGADAAAGRMTAQAGLHNLPSELRPAVAAEPGHVLVRADLGQVEPRVLAAVSGDAGLVAATRDDDLYAPVAAALGVDRPTAKVAVLAAMYGQTSGAAGEALRRMERAYPTALGYLRAAELAGLEGRDVRTYGGRLVRISDLAPAEPGAATAARGRFARNAVVQGAAAELFKAWAAAVRAGLAGSAGRIVLCLHDELLLHVPGPDADRAARLLAVALAQTAERWSAGSGVRFVADVSVVRRWSEAK is encoded by the coding sequence GTGGACGTGGTGGCGCAGGTGCGCGGACTGGGCGCGGTGCCCGTGCTGGGGCTCGTCACCGTGCCCGGCGGGCTGGGGCTGGCCGCGGGCGGGCGGCGCTGGGCGGTGCCCACCGGCGACCCGGCCCCCGTGGTGGCCGCGCTGGAGGCGGAGTTCGCCCCGCGGTGGACCTGGTGGTCGGCGGCGGCCGCGACGGGGCCCCTGGCCGGGGTCCACCTGGCCCGCTGCCACGACCTCGCCGCCGTGCACCGCCTCGCCTTCGGCGGGACGCGCGAGGACGCCGGGGCCGTGTGGGCCGCCGCGCACGGGCGGCCCCTCCCCCCGCCGCCCTCGCGCCGGCCCGCGCCCGCGCACGGCACCGGCCTGCTCGACCTCGACGGCGCCGGCGCGGCCGACGAGCCGGTGCTGGAGGACGGGCGGGTGTCGCCGGCCTGGGCGGAGGGCAGCGCCTTCGACGTGGACCTGCCGCTGCGGCTGGAGCGGGCCGCGCGCTGGGCGGAGCTCGCGCTCGCCGCGGGGCGGGCGCAGGCGGCGGTCCTCGCGGGGCTGCCCGAGCCGCGCCCCCGCCCGGCGGGTCCGGCCCTGGCCGTCCAGACGGGGTTCGCGGAGTCCGCCGCCGCCCTGCTGGCGGTGGAGCTCTCCCGCACCGGGCTGCCGGTGGACCGCGCCGTCGCCGAGCGGATCGTCGCCGACGCCGTGGGCCCGCGCCCGGGCGACGCGGGCGAGGAGGCCCGCTCGCGCGCGGTGCGGGACGCGCCGGTGCACGAGCACCTGGGCCGGGTCGACCTGCGCAACCCCGCGCAGGTCCTCGCCGCGCTGCGCGGCCTGGGCTTCGACGTGCCCGACACTCGCGCCTGGCGGCTGGAGCGGCTGCGCGAGGCCCACCCGGGGGTGGCGGCGCTGCTGGCGTGGCGCAAGGCGGAGCGCCTGGCGACGACGTACGGGTACCGCTGGCTCGACGAGCACGTGGGCGCCGACGGCCGCCTGCGCGGGGAGTGGTCGGGCGCGGACGCCGCGGCGGGGCGGATGACGGCCCAGGCCGGGCTGCACAACCTGCCCTCGGAGCTGCGCCCGGCGGTGGCGGCCGAACCCGGGCACGTGCTGGTCCGCGCCGACCTCGGCCAGGTCGAGCCGCGGGTCCTCGCCGCCGTCTCCGGCGACGCCGGCCTGGTCGCCGCCACCCGCGACGACGACCTCTACGCCCCCGTCGCCGCGGCGCTGGGGGTGGACCGCCCCACCGCGAAGGTCGCGGTGCTCGCCGCGATGTACGGGCAGACCTCGGGGGCGGCCGGGGAGGCGCTGCGGCGCATGGAGCGGGCCTACCCGACGGCGCTGGGCTACCTGCGGGCGGCGGAGCTGGCCGGGCTGGAGGGCCGCGACGTCCGCACCTACGGCGGGCGCCTGGTCCGGATCTCCGACCTCGCCCCCGCCGAGCCGGGCGCGGCCACCGCGGCGCGCGGCCGGTTCGCGCGCAACGCGGTGGTGCAGGGCGCGGCGGCGGAGCTGTTCAAGGCGTGGGCGGCGGCGGTGCGGGCCGGGCTGGCCGGCAGCGCGGGCCGGATCGTGCTGTGCCTGCACGACGAGCTGCTGCTGCACGTGCCCGGACCCGACGCCGACCGCGCCGCGCGGCTGCTCGCGGTGGCCCTGGCGCAGACGGCGGAGCGGTGGTCGGCGGGCAGCGGGGTGCGCTTCGTCGCCGACGTGAGCGTCGTGCGCCGCTGGTCGGAGGCGAAGTAG